Proteins co-encoded in one Arachis hypogaea cultivar Tifrunner chromosome 11, arahy.Tifrunner.gnm2.J5K5, whole genome shotgun sequence genomic window:
- the LOC112721228 gene encoding uncharacterized protein isoform X3, translating to MTNLISCRRSSSTSLIHLFTATDCSSSPAGVAAANNVIVAAFNKLCDLVAPSLSLPIENACSLSRASKSDLPKCSTASLVRDSSRNGKKLLTMEKKGSRRWMSGGSNRLGLDILSWEFSNLEKLTSCDVVSKREHFYQ from the exons ATGACAAACCTAATTTCTTGTCGCCGTTCATCTTCCACCTCTCTCATACATCTCTTTACTGCCACCGATTGCAGCTCATCTCCCGCCGGCGTCGCCGCTGCAAACAATGTCATTGTTGCTGCCTTCAACAAGCTCTGCGATCTGGTTGCGCCTTCTCTGTCACTTCCAATAG AGAATGCTTGCTCACTGAGTCGCGCCAGTAAATCAGATCTACCAAAATGTTCGACGGCATCTTTGGTCAGAGATTCATCGCGAAATG GGAAAAAACTACTCACAATGGAGAAGAAAGGGTCTCGCAGATGGATGAGCGGCGGTAGCAACAG GTTGGGCCTTGACATTCTCAGTTGGGAATTCTCCAATCTAG AAAAACTTACTTCATGTGATGTGGTATCAAAGCGCGAACACTTCTATCAG TGA
- the LOC112721228 gene encoding uncharacterized protein isoform X4, whose protein sequence is MTNLISCRRSSSTSLIHLFTATDCSSSPAGVAAANNVIVAAFNKLCDLVAPSLSLPIDLPKCSTASLVRDSSRNGKKLLTMEKKGSRRWMSGGSNRLGLDILSWEFSNLEKLTSCDVVSKREHFYQ, encoded by the exons ATGACAAACCTAATTTCTTGTCGCCGTTCATCTTCCACCTCTCTCATACATCTCTTTACTGCCACCGATTGCAGCTCATCTCCCGCCGGCGTCGCCGCTGCAAACAATGTCATTGTTGCTGCCTTCAACAAGCTCTGCGATCTGGTTGCGCCTTCTCTGTCACTTCCAATAG ATCTACCAAAATGTTCGACGGCATCTTTGGTCAGAGATTCATCGCGAAATG GGAAAAAACTACTCACAATGGAGAAGAAAGGGTCTCGCAGATGGATGAGCGGCGGTAGCAACAG GTTGGGCCTTGACATTCTCAGTTGGGAATTCTCCAATCTAG AAAAACTTACTTCATGTGATGTGGTATCAAAGCGCGAACACTTCTATCAG TGA
- the LOC112721228 gene encoding uncharacterized protein isoform X2, with product MTNLISCRRSSSTSLIHLFTATDCSSSPAGVAAANNVIVAAFNKLCDLVAPSLSLPIENACSLSRASKSDLPKCSTASLVRDSSRNGKKLLTMEKKGSRRWMSGGSNRLGLDILSWEFSNLAEKLTSCDVVSKREHFYQ from the exons ATGACAAACCTAATTTCTTGTCGCCGTTCATCTTCCACCTCTCTCATACATCTCTTTACTGCCACCGATTGCAGCTCATCTCCCGCCGGCGTCGCCGCTGCAAACAATGTCATTGTTGCTGCCTTCAACAAGCTCTGCGATCTGGTTGCGCCTTCTCTGTCACTTCCAATAG AGAATGCTTGCTCACTGAGTCGCGCCAGTAAATCAGATCTACCAAAATGTTCGACGGCATCTTTGGTCAGAGATTCATCGCGAAATG GGAAAAAACTACTCACAATGGAGAAGAAAGGGTCTCGCAGATGGATGAGCGGCGGTAGCAACAG GTTGGGCCTTGACATTCTCAGTTGGGAATTCTCCAATCTAG CAGAAAAACTTACTTCATGTGATGTGGTATCAAAGCGCGAACACTTCTATCAG TGA
- the LOC112721228 gene encoding uncharacterized protein isoform X6, with the protein MTNLISCRRSSSTSLIHLFTATDCSSSPAGVAAANNVIVAAFNKLCDLVAPSLSLPIGKKLLTMEKKGSRRWMSGGSNRLGLDILSWEFSNLEKLTSCDVVSKREHFYQ; encoded by the exons ATGACAAACCTAATTTCTTGTCGCCGTTCATCTTCCACCTCTCTCATACATCTCTTTACTGCCACCGATTGCAGCTCATCTCCCGCCGGCGTCGCCGCTGCAAACAATGTCATTGTTGCTGCCTTCAACAAGCTCTGCGATCTGGTTGCGCCTTCTCTGTCACTTCCAATAG GGAAAAAACTACTCACAATGGAGAAGAAAGGGTCTCGCAGATGGATGAGCGGCGGTAGCAACAG GTTGGGCCTTGACATTCTCAGTTGGGAATTCTCCAATCTAG AAAAACTTACTTCATGTGATGTGGTATCAAAGCGCGAACACTTCTATCAG TGA
- the LOC112721228 gene encoding uncharacterized protein isoform X5: MTNLISCRRSSSTSLIHLFTATDCSSSPAGVAAANNVIVAAFNKLCDLVAPSLSLPIGKKLLTMEKKGSRRWMSGGSNRLGLDILSWEFSNLAEKLTSCDVVSKREHFYQ, from the exons ATGACAAACCTAATTTCTTGTCGCCGTTCATCTTCCACCTCTCTCATACATCTCTTTACTGCCACCGATTGCAGCTCATCTCCCGCCGGCGTCGCCGCTGCAAACAATGTCATTGTTGCTGCCTTCAACAAGCTCTGCGATCTGGTTGCGCCTTCTCTGTCACTTCCAATAG GGAAAAAACTACTCACAATGGAGAAGAAAGGGTCTCGCAGATGGATGAGCGGCGGTAGCAACAG GTTGGGCCTTGACATTCTCAGTTGGGAATTCTCCAATCTAG CAGAAAAACTTACTTCATGTGATGTGGTATCAAAGCGCGAACACTTCTATCAG TGA
- the LOC112721228 gene encoding uncharacterized protein isoform X1 — MTNLISCRRSSSTSLIHLFTATDCSSSPAGVAAANNVIVAAFNKLCDLVAPSLSLPIENACSLSRASKSDLPKCSTASLVRDSSRNGKKLLTMEKKGSRRWMSGGSNRSLFPMLWLVPHQMIFLSGWILPWKDQISSRLSIQTTWNQFVLKDGVLCVGYHVKHSEKCPRVMS, encoded by the exons ATGACAAACCTAATTTCTTGTCGCCGTTCATCTTCCACCTCTCTCATACATCTCTTTACTGCCACCGATTGCAGCTCATCTCCCGCCGGCGTCGCCGCTGCAAACAATGTCATTGTTGCTGCCTTCAACAAGCTCTGCGATCTGGTTGCGCCTTCTCTGTCACTTCCAATAG AGAATGCTTGCTCACTGAGTCGCGCCAGTAAATCAGATCTACCAAAATGTTCGACGGCATCTTTGGTCAGAGATTCATCGCGAAATG GGAAAAAACTACTCACAATGGAGAAGAAAGGGTCTCGCAGATGGATGAGCGGCGGTAGCAACAG GAGCCTGTTTCCCATGTTGTGGCTTGTCCCTCACCAAATGATATTCTTGAGTGGC TGGATATTACCATGGAAAGATCAAATTTCTTCCAGATTATCCATTCAAACTACCTGGAATCAG TTTGTCCTGAAAGATGGAGTCCTATGTGTTGGGTATCACG TGAAACATTCAGAAAAATGTCCTAGAGTAATGTCATGA